One window of Alteriqipengyuania lutimaris genomic DNA carries:
- a CDS encoding class I SAM-dependent methyltransferase gives MMHTLQDEQKVQESWYSFPYHYVSALPPQFGVARTYDWCLNYVSAITFLLDRIGAEESRSKIIDIGCGDGRLTHELAKRFPDSQLTGIDYSAQAIGLARALNSGANLRFEARDLIADPIEADNDAAALMEVYEHIEPSKADAFLRGVRDTLRPGGVLHLTVPHVNQPLAPHHFRHFTSSVLAAEISQYFEIEELKPFERISGKRRWMNRLLMNRFFVLNHQGALNAVFRHYMKTMFHCEGEDQCQRLYLRAIRR, from the coding sequence ATGATGCACACCTTGCAGGACGAACAGAAGGTACAGGAAAGCTGGTATTCCTTTCCGTATCACTATGTCTCCGCATTGCCGCCGCAGTTCGGCGTTGCGCGCACCTACGACTGGTGTCTCAACTATGTCTCGGCCATCACCTTTTTGCTCGACCGGATCGGGGCCGAGGAAAGCCGGAGCAAGATCATCGACATCGGATGCGGTGACGGGCGCTTGACGCATGAGCTGGCGAAGCGGTTTCCCGACTCGCAGCTGACCGGGATCGACTATTCCGCGCAGGCGATCGGGCTTGCGCGGGCGCTCAATTCGGGCGCGAATCTTCGTTTCGAGGCGCGCGATCTCATTGCCGATCCGATCGAAGCCGACAACGACGCCGCGGCGCTGATGGAGGTATACGAGCATATCGAGCCGTCGAAGGCGGACGCCTTCCTTCGCGGTGTGCGCGATACGCTGCGGCCCGGCGGCGTGCTGCACCTGACCGTGCCGCACGTGAACCAGCCGCTCGCTCCGCATCACTTCCGTCACTTCACATCCAGCGTTCTCGCTGCGGAAATCTCGCAATATTTCGAGATCGAAGAGCTCAAGCCGTTCGAACGCATCTCGGGCAAGCGCCGGTGGATGAACCGGCTGCTGATGAACCGGTTCTTCGTGCTCAATCACCAGGGCGCGTTGAACGCGGTTTTCCGCCATTACATGAAGACGATGTTCCACTGCGAGGGCGAGGACCAATGCCAACGTCTGTACCTGAGAGCGATCCGGCGCTGA